One window of the Amycolatopsis mediterranei genome contains the following:
- a CDS encoding transglutaminase-like domain-containing protein, giving the protein MPSRATVDVEFAIHVTQPGPAAISVSAAHADTEELRVSWHGDSRSVEFPHGTRAEVFDLPTGEHQVTYHAERVLTDAEPEPVTLADLVVFTRPSRYCPSDRVAGLVPPELLGLENPGKQVEAVVRHVHERLSYVVGSSRPSDDAIDTLLAGEGVCRDFAHVCITLCRFLDIPARYVGVYAPGLAPMDFHAVFEAAVDGHWYVFDATRLAPRQTMLRISTGRDAADTAFLATLGGELDFLGSTIFATTDAPLPVDDGSGLVVLG; this is encoded by the coding sequence ATGCCTTCGCGAGCGACCGTGGACGTCGAGTTCGCCATCCACGTCACCCAGCCCGGGCCCGCGGCGATCTCGGTCTCCGCGGCGCACGCCGACACCGAGGAACTCCGCGTGTCCTGGCACGGGGACAGCCGGTCCGTCGAGTTCCCGCACGGGACCCGGGCCGAGGTCTTCGACCTGCCCACCGGCGAGCACCAGGTCACCTACCACGCCGAGCGCGTGCTCACCGACGCCGAACCCGAGCCCGTCACGCTCGCCGACCTCGTCGTGTTCACCCGGCCGAGCCGGTACTGCCCGTCCGATCGCGTCGCCGGGCTCGTGCCGCCGGAGCTGCTCGGGCTCGAAAACCCCGGGAAACAGGTCGAAGCCGTCGTCCGGCACGTCCACGAGCGACTGTCCTATGTGGTCGGTTCGAGCCGGCCCAGTGACGACGCGATCGATACCCTGCTCGCCGGCGAAGGCGTCTGCCGGGACTTCGCGCACGTCTGCATCACCCTGTGCCGGTTCCTCGACATCCCCGCGCGCTATGTCGGCGTCTACGCGCCCGGGCTCGCGCCGATGGACTTCCACGCCGTCTTCGAAGCCGCGGTCGACGGGCACTGGTACGTCTTCGACGCCACCCGGCTCGCGCCGCGCCAGACCATGCTCCGGATCTCCACCGGCCGCGACGCCGCCGACACCGCCTTCCTCGCCACGCTCGGCGGCGAGCTCGACTTCCTGGGCAGCACCATCTTCGCGACGACGGACGCCCCGCTGCCCGTCGACGACGGATCCGGGCTGGTCGTTCTCGGCTGA
- a CDS encoding YhjD/YihY/BrkB family envelope integrity protein, whose translation MVKSSPKAPSPWARARVRYRWLDHIARATNRYIDAGGYHYVASITYFSLLSLVPLLMVASSVGGFVLATQPHLLDTLVHAIVSTLPGGLGDKATELLTGFVEQRTSVGVVGLGIGLYSGWNWMNALRDSLTALWGQNRSDQSLPRLIAVDLLALLGLTAALLVSFTLTISGTALGSYLLRLAGLDDTSWGHQLVSASSVPLSLAADWLVFLWVLTRLPRQKVGVRSAIRGAVALAVGFEVLKLAGGFYLRLIGDSPTGIAFGSIIGLIFFISLVARLLVFVTAWTATGSDAPPKAVEPPAPVVLEPVVVVDPPMAVPATVGVVTGVLGTLLALRWRRSRR comes from the coding sequence TTGGTGAAGAGTTCCCCGAAGGCGCCGAGCCCGTGGGCCCGGGCGCGCGTCCGGTACCGGTGGCTGGACCACATCGCCCGCGCGACCAACCGCTACATCGACGCCGGCGGGTACCACTACGTCGCCTCGATCACCTACTTCAGCCTGCTGTCGCTGGTGCCGCTGCTGATGGTCGCGTCGTCGGTCGGCGGGTTCGTGCTGGCCACCCAGCCGCACCTGCTCGACACGCTGGTGCACGCGATCGTCAGCACGCTGCCCGGCGGCCTCGGCGACAAGGCCACCGAGCTGCTCACCGGCTTCGTCGAGCAGCGGACCAGCGTCGGCGTGGTCGGCCTGGGCATCGGGCTCTACTCCGGCTGGAACTGGATGAACGCGCTGCGGGACTCGCTGACGGCGCTGTGGGGGCAGAACCGGTCGGACCAGTCGCTGCCGCGGCTCATCGCCGTCGACCTGCTCGCGCTGCTCGGCCTGACCGCGGCGCTGCTGGTGTCGTTCACGCTCACCATCTCCGGCACCGCACTCGGCAGCTACCTGCTCCGGCTCGCCGGCCTCGACGACACGAGCTGGGGGCACCAGCTCGTGTCGGCGTCTTCGGTACCGCTGTCGCTGGCCGCCGACTGGCTGGTGTTCCTCTGGGTGCTCACCCGGCTGCCGCGGCAGAAGGTCGGCGTGCGCAGCGCGATCCGCGGCGCGGTCGCCCTGGCCGTCGGGTTCGAGGTGCTCAAGCTGGCCGGCGGGTTCTACCTCCGGCTCATCGGCGACTCGCCGACCGGGATCGCGTTCGGTTCGATCATCGGTCTCATCTTCTTCATCTCGCTGGTCGCGCGGCTGCTCGTGTTCGTCACGGCGTGGACCGCGACCGGCTCGGACGCACCCCCGAAGGCGGTCGAGCCGCCGGCGCCGGTGGTGCTGGAGCCGGTCGTCGTGGTGGACCCGCCGATGGCGGTGCCCGCCACCGTCGGGGTGGTCACCGGGGTGCTCGGCACCCTGCTCGCCCTGCGGTGGCGCCGCTCCCGCCGGTGA
- a CDS encoding thiolase domain-containing protein — translation MTKQLTAVLGTGQTHHRAKRQDVSMPGLLREAIDRAMTDAQVEWADIDAVVLGKAPDLFEGVMMPELFLADSLGATGKPLLRVHTAGSVGGSTALVAASLIQAGVHHRVLTVAYEKQSESNAMWGLSILPPFQMPVGAGAGGYFAPHVRSYIRRSGAPEHVGAIVAAKDRRNGALNPYAHLRQPDITVESVRASQMLWDPIRYDETCPSSDGACAMVLGDEAAGDAVEGGAAWIHATAMRTEPTTFAGRDQVNPRAGREAAAALWAEAGITDPMSEVDVAEIYVPFSWFEPMWLENLGFAPEGEGWKVTEKGETAIGGRLPCNPSGGVLSSNPIGASGMLRFSEAAKQVMGRAGDYQVDGARRALGHAYGGGSQYFSMWLVGSEKPS, via the coding sequence ATGACCAAGCAGCTCACCGCCGTGCTCGGCACCGGCCAGACGCACCACCGCGCCAAGCGCCAGGACGTCTCGATGCCCGGCCTGCTGCGCGAGGCGATCGACCGCGCGATGACCGACGCCCAGGTGGAGTGGGCCGACATCGACGCCGTCGTGCTCGGCAAGGCCCCGGACCTGTTCGAGGGCGTGATGATGCCCGAGCTGTTCCTCGCCGACTCGCTCGGCGCGACCGGGAAGCCGCTGCTGCGCGTGCACACCGCGGGCTCGGTGGGTGGCTCGACCGCGCTGGTGGCGGCGTCGCTCATCCAGGCGGGCGTGCACCACCGGGTGCTGACCGTCGCGTACGAAAAGCAGTCCGAGTCGAACGCGATGTGGGGGCTGTCGATCCTGCCGCCGTTCCAGATGCCGGTCGGCGCCGGCGCGGGCGGCTACTTCGCGCCGCACGTGCGCTCCTACATCCGCCGTTCGGGTGCGCCCGAGCACGTCGGGGCCATCGTCGCGGCGAAGGACCGGCGCAACGGCGCGCTCAACCCGTACGCGCACCTGCGGCAGCCGGACATCACCGTCGAGTCGGTGCGGGCGTCGCAGATGCTCTGGGACCCGATCCGCTACGACGAAACTTGCCCGTCTTCCGACGGCGCGTGCGCAATGGTGCTCGGCGACGAGGCCGCCGGGGACGCCGTCGAAGGCGGTGCGGCGTGGATCCACGCGACGGCGATGCGCACCGAGCCGACCACGTTCGCCGGCCGCGACCAGGTGAACCCGCGGGCTGGGCGCGAGGCCGCGGCCGCGCTGTGGGCCGAGGCGGGCATCACCGACCCGATGTCCGAAGTGGACGTCGCCGAAATCTACGTGCCGTTCTCGTGGTTCGAGCCGATGTGGCTGGAGAACCTCGGTTTCGCCCCCGAAGGCGAGGGCTGGAAGGTCACCGAGAAGGGCGAGACGGCGATCGGCGGCCGGCTGCCGTGCAACCCGTCCGGCGGAGTGCTCTCGTCCAACCCGATCGGCGCGTCCGGCATGCTGCGGTTCTCCGAAGCGGCGAAGCAGGTCATGGGCCGGGCCGGCGACTACCAGGTGGACGGCGCGCGCCGCGCGCTCGGGCACGCCTACGGCGGCGGGTCGCAGTACTTCTCGATGTGGCTGGTGGGGTCGGAGAAGCCGAGCTGA
- a CDS encoding thiolase domain-containing protein, with translation MPDVAIAGFAKAPNVRETEGTTNGVEMLVPIFAEVFAQTGLSKQDIDFWCSGSSDYLAGRAFSFIAAVDAIGAFPPIHESHVEMDAAWALYEAWLKIKMGEVETALVYGFGKSSAGQLRRVLALQLDPYVVTPLWPDSVSIAGIQARLGLEAGLWSEKDLAEVAARGTTQDVAELLDTPYYADPLRKHDIAPITDGAAVIVLSTVERAREIVERPAVITGIEHRVDSPVLGARDLTRSPSTEAAGKALDLDGVDLAELHAPFTHQELILRSALGLGDGVKINPSGGALAANPMFSAGLARIGEAAIRIHSGESRKAVAHATSGPALQQNLVTVLEAR, from the coding sequence ATGCCAGACGTCGCGATCGCGGGCTTCGCGAAGGCCCCCAACGTCCGGGAAACCGAGGGCACCACCAACGGCGTGGAGATGCTCGTCCCGATCTTCGCCGAGGTCTTCGCGCAGACCGGCCTGTCCAAACAGGACATCGACTTCTGGTGCTCCGGCTCGTCGGACTACCTGGCCGGCCGCGCGTTCTCCTTCATCGCCGCCGTCGACGCGATCGGCGCGTTCCCGCCGATCCACGAGTCCCACGTCGAGATGGACGCCGCCTGGGCGCTGTACGAAGCGTGGCTGAAGATCAAGATGGGCGAGGTCGAGACCGCGCTCGTCTACGGCTTCGGCAAGTCCAGCGCCGGGCAGCTGCGCCGGGTGCTCGCCCTGCAGCTCGACCCGTACGTCGTCACGCCGTTGTGGCCGGACTCGGTCTCGATCGCCGGGATCCAAGCGCGGCTCGGCCTGGAGGCCGGGCTCTGGTCCGAAAAGGACCTGGCCGAGGTCGCCGCCCGCGGGACCACCCAGGACGTCGCTGAGCTGCTCGACACGCCGTACTACGCCGATCCGTTGCGCAAGCACGACATCGCCCCGATCACCGACGGTGCCGCCGTGATCGTCCTGTCCACTGTGGAACGGGCGCGCGAGATCGTCGAACGCCCCGCGGTGATCACCGGCATCGAGCACCGCGTCGACTCCCCCGTGCTCGGCGCCCGCGACCTGACGCGGAGCCCGTCCACCGAGGCGGCGGGCAAAGCCCTCGACCTCGACGGCGTCGACCTCGCCGAGCTGCACGCCCCCTTCACCCACCAGGAGCTCATCCTGCGCAGCGCGCTCGGGCTCGGCGACGGCGTGAAGATCAACCCGTCCGGCGGGGCGCTGGCCGCGAACCCGATGTTCTCCGCCGGGCTCGCCCGGATCGGCGAAGCGGCGATCCGGATCCACAGCGGCGAATCCCGCAAGGCCGTGGCGCACGCGACGAGCGGCCCGGCCCTGCAACAGAACCTGGTGACCGTGCTGGAGGCCCGATGA
- a CDS encoding Zn-ribbon domain-containing OB-fold protein: MTETPLAAPLNVGFDYTRSTGPVLGRFVNALRDRRIEGIRGSDGRVHVPPVEYDPVTAEQLSEFVPVAEEGTVVSWSWCPRPLDGQPLNRPFAWALVKLDGADTPMLHAVDAGEPGNIHSGQRVRVRWADEVVGHIRDIAYFLPVDAEDTTPTQPAPPVADREEGAPVSVVITPVHLKYLHSASPEESTYLRGLAEGKLIGQRCPACGKVYIPPRGACPTDGVPTTEEVELPDTGIVTTFCIVNVPFLGQRIKPPYVAAYILLDGADIAFLHLVLGCAAEDVKMGMRVRAAWKPRDEWWTSLENISHFEPTGEPDAAYETFAHHL, encoded by the coding sequence GTGACCGAGACACCACTGGCGGCACCGCTGAACGTCGGCTTCGACTACACCCGCTCGACCGGGCCCGTCCTCGGGCGGTTCGTGAACGCGCTGCGTGACCGCCGGATCGAAGGCATCCGCGGCAGCGACGGCCGGGTGCACGTCCCGCCGGTCGAGTACGACCCCGTGACCGCCGAACAGCTCAGCGAGTTCGTGCCGGTCGCCGAAGAGGGCACCGTCGTCTCCTGGTCGTGGTGCCCGCGGCCGCTGGACGGGCAGCCGCTCAACCGCCCCTTCGCCTGGGCGCTCGTCAAGCTCGACGGGGCCGACACGCCGATGCTGCACGCCGTCGACGCGGGCGAGCCCGGCAACATCCACAGTGGACAGCGGGTGCGCGTGCGCTGGGCCGACGAGGTCGTCGGGCACATCCGCGACATCGCCTATTTCTTGCCCGTGGACGCCGAAGACACCACGCCCACCCAGCCCGCGCCCCCGGTCGCCGACCGGGAAGAGGGCGCGCCGGTCAGCGTCGTCATCACGCCGGTGCACCTGAAGTACCTGCACTCCGCCTCGCCCGAAGAGAGCACCTACCTGCGCGGGCTCGCCGAGGGGAAGCTGATCGGCCAGCGGTGCCCCGCCTGCGGCAAGGTCTACATCCCGCCGCGCGGGGCCTGCCCGACCGACGGCGTACCGACCACCGAAGAGGTCGAACTGCCCGACACCGGCATCGTCACCACCTTCTGCATCGTCAACGTCCCGTTCCTGGGCCAGCGGATCAAGCCGCCGTACGTCGCCGCGTACATCCTGCTCGACGGCGCCGACATCGCCTTCCTGCACCTCGTCCTCGGCTGCGCCGCCGAAGACGTCAAGATGGGCATGCGGGTGCGCGCCGCGTGGAAGCCGCGTGACGAGTGGTGGACGTCGCTGGAGAACATCAGCCACTTCGAGCCGACCGGTGAGCCGGACGCGGCTTACGAAACCTTCGCCCACCACCTGTGA
- a CDS encoding crotonase/enoyl-CoA hydratase family protein: protein MGEPHALVTQEGATLIVTMNRPEARNAITGEMMSIMVEAWDRVDSDDAIRSCILTGAGGAFCAGADLKSMSRNSPSESFASGKFDPSRIPGLLKGRRLTKPLIAAVEGPAIAGGTEILQGTDIRVAGSSARFGVSEARWGLFPMGGSAVRLPRQIPYTVAADILLTGRHLTATEALAIGLIGHVVPDGSALSRALELASLVNANGPLAVRAILRTIRDTEGLHEEEAFKLDSQYGIEVFASEDAKEGPRAFSEKRKPDFNGR from the coding sequence GTGGGTGAACCGCACGCGCTGGTGACGCAAGAGGGGGCGACCCTGATCGTCACGATGAACCGGCCCGAGGCGCGCAACGCGATCACCGGCGAGATGATGTCGATCATGGTCGAGGCCTGGGACCGGGTCGATTCCGACGACGCGATCCGCAGCTGCATCCTGACCGGCGCGGGCGGCGCGTTCTGCGCGGGCGCCGATCTGAAGTCGATGTCGCGCAACTCCCCCTCGGAGTCGTTCGCCTCGGGCAAGTTCGACCCATCGCGCATCCCGGGACTGCTGAAGGGCCGCCGCTTGACGAAGCCCCTGATCGCGGCGGTCGAGGGCCCGGCGATCGCGGGCGGCACCGAGATCCTCCAGGGCACCGATATCCGGGTGGCCGGCTCGTCGGCGCGCTTCGGGGTGTCGGAGGCCCGGTGGGGACTGTTCCCGATGGGCGGGTCGGCGGTGCGGCTGCCCCGCCAGATCCCGTACACGGTGGCCGCGGACATCCTGCTGACCGGCCGTCACCTGACCGCGACGGAGGCGCTGGCCATCGGCTTGATCGGGCACGTGGTTCCGGACGGTTCCGCGCTCTCTCGCGCGTTGGAGCTGGCTTCGCTGGTGAACGCGAACGGTCCGCTGGCGGTGCGGGCGATCCTGCGGACGATCCGGGACACCGAGGGGCTGCACGAGGAAGAGGCGTTCAAGCTGGACTCGCAGTACGGCATCGAGGTGTTCGCGTCGGAGGATGCCAAGGAGGGGCCGCGGGCGTTCTCGGAGAAGCGGAAGCCGGACTTCAATGGCCGCTGA